The Nicotiana tabacum cultivar K326 chromosome 14, ASM71507v2, whole genome shotgun sequence genome contains a region encoding:
- the LOC107832843 gene encoding putative serine/threonine-protein kinase At1g54610: protein MGCVFGKEISSSETPNGQVVVGSRRENGVDRDLAAPSGRREKVGTVNKVDAVGGGGGGSDVGEVVNGRDQKGENARHRGERRRSKPNPRLSNPPKNVHGEQVAAGWPSWLSDVAGEAINGWIPRRADAFEKLAKIGQGTYSNVYKARDNLTGDIVALKKVRFDNLEPESVRFMAREILILRRLDHPNVMTLRGLVTSRMSCSLYLVFDYMDHDLAGLAASPGIKFTEAQVKCYMHQLLAGLEHCHNRLVLHRDIKGSNLLIDSGGALKIADFGLASFFDPNKKQPMTSRVVTLWYRPPELLLGATDYGVGVDLWSAGCIFAELLAGKPIMPGRTEVEQLHKIFKLCGSPSEEYWKKSRLPHATIFKPQQSYRRCIAETFKDFPPSSLSLIETLLAIDPADRQTATAALQSAFFTTKPYACEPSSLPKYPPSKEMDAKRRDEESRRQRAIGKANADGVRRNRHRDRAVRAIPAPEANAELQVNIDRRRLVTQANAKSKSEKFPPPHQDGTLGYTLGSSHHIDPGYEPSEVPFTSMNFSYSKEPIQTWSGPLVEPATGAPRRKTKPSKKDSNKKGKESM, encoded by the exons ATGGGTTGTGTATTTGGGAAAGAGATTTCATCTTCTGAGACACCTAATGGGCAGGTTGTAGTTGGAAGTAGGAGAGAAAATGGGGTAGATAGAGATTTGGCTGCCCCATCTGGGAGGAGAGAGAAAGTTGGTACTGTAAATAAAGTGGATGCCGTAGGCGGCGGCGGAGGAGGTAGTGATGTTGGTGAAGTTGTGAATGGTAGGGATCAGAAGGGTGAGAATGCAAGGCATAGGGGTGAGAGGAGAAGGTCTAAGCCTAATCCGAGGCTAAGCAACCCACCTAAGAATGTGCACGGCGAGCAAGTGGCGGCTGGATGGCCGTCATGGCTTTCTGATGTAGCTGGAGAGGCTATCAATGGTTGGATTCCGCGCAGGGCGGATGCATTTGAGAAGCTAGCTAAG ATTGGGCAAGGTACTTATAGCAATGTCTATAAAGCTAGAGATAATCTAACGGGGGACATTGTTGCACTGAAGAAGGTTAGATTTGATAATTTGGAGCCAGAGAGTGTGAGATTTATGGCAAGAGAGATTTTGATTTTGCGCCGCTTGGATCATCCAAATGTTATGACGTTGCGAGGATTGGTTACGTCAAGGATGTCTTGTAGTTTGTACCTCGTGTTTGATTATATGGATCATGATTTAGCTGGACTTGCTGCAAGCCCTGGAATCAAGTTCACAGAGGCTCAG GTTAAATGTTACATGCATCAACTATTAGCAGGGCTTGAACACTGTCATAACCGTCTTGTGTTGCATCGCGATATAAAAGGATCAAATCTTCTTATTGACAGTGGGGGAGCACTCAAGATTGCTGATTTTGGGTTGGCTTCTTTCTTCGATCCCAATAAAAAGCAGCCCATGACTAGTCGTGTGGTTACTCTATGGTACAGACCACCAGAGCTTCTACTTGGAGCCACCGACTATGGTGTTGGTGTTGATCTTTGGAGTGCTGGTTGTATTTTTGCTGAGCTATTAGCTGGGAAACCCATTATGCCTGGTCGTACAGAG GTTGAACAGCTCCACAAGATCTTCAAGCTATGTGGATCTCCGTCAGAAGAATATTGGAAAAAGTCGAGGCTTCCACATGCAACTATATTCAAACCTCAGCAATCATACAGAAGATGTATAGCAGAAACTTTTAAAGATTTTCCACCTTCATCGTTGTCATTGATTGAGACTCTTCTGGCCATTGATCCTGCTGATCGTCAGACAGCTACAGCTGCATTACAGAGTGCA TTCTTTACTACCAAACCTTACGCCTGTGAACCTTCCAGCCTTCCCAAATATCCACCCAGCAAAGAAATGGATGCTAAACGGCGAGACGAAGAATCTCGAAG ACAAAGAGCTATTGGGAAAGCCAATGCTGATGGTGTAAGGAGAAATCGTCACCGTGATCGAGCAGTGAGGGCAATCCCTGCTCCTGAAGCCAACGCGGAGCTGCAAGTCAATATTGAT AGGCGGCGTCTAGTAACACAAGCAAACGCGAAGAGCAAGAGTGAAAAGTTTCCTCCCCCACACCAGGATGGAACATTAGGTTATACCTTGGGTTCTTCACATCACATTGATCCAGGCTATGAACCGTCAGAAGTCCCATTCACATCCATGAATTTCTCATATTCAAAAGAACCGATCCAAACGTGGTCCGGCCCATTGGTGGAACCTGCCACTGGTGCTCCAAGAAGAAAGACAAAGCCATCAAAGAAGGATTCtaacaagaaaggaaaagaaagcatgTAA
- the LOC107780374 gene encoding inactive beta-amylase 9, with amino-acid sequence MEVSVMGSSQVNLGRSDLGCREIASFNLNSKISSSVKISRVCIGQSIKWPLKSLNGFSLKASACSQVEPVISENDSTNRKSKPNDGVKLFVGLPLDAVSSTNTVNHARAIAAGLKALKLLGVDGIELPVWWGVVEKETRGKYDWTGYLALAEMIQKLDLKLHVSLCFHASEEPKIPLPEWVSRIGESDPSIFFKDRSGQHYKDCLSFAVTDVPVLDGKTPVQVYKEFCESFKDAFSPFMDSTITGISLGLGPEGELRYPSHHNPSKMNNHQGAGEFQCYDEYMLNSLKQYAENSGNPLWGLGGPHNAPGYDQSPMTSNFFKEHGGSWETTYGDFFLSWYSEQLISHGNRLLSLASEIFNDVPISICGKVPLVHSWYRTQSHPSELTAGFYNTTNRDGYEAVVEMFAKHSCQIILPGMDLSDQHQPNESLSSPELLLAQIAASCRSHGVEILGQNSMVANASNGFEQIKKNLSGEKEVMSLFTYQRMGADFFSPEHFPSFTQFVRSLNQPELDSDDQPLKQEERVESLTGNILQKQTA; translated from the exons ATGGAGGTTTCAGTTATGGGAAGTTCTCAGGTAAATTTGGGTaggagtgatttgggatgtagAGAAATTGctagttttaatttaaattcaaagATATCCTCTTCTGTGAAGATTTCAAGAGTATGTATTGGCCAAAGTATTAAATGGCCTTTAAAATCTTTGAATGGATTCAGTTTGAAAGCCTCTGCTTGTTCACAAGTTGAACCAGTTATATCAGAGAATGATTCTACCAACAGAAAATCTAAGCCG AATGATGGCGTGAAACTATTTGTTGGGTTGCCACTTGATGCTGTTTCAAGTACTAATACGGTAAACCATGCTAGAGCAATTGCAGCTGGATTAAAAGCGTTGAAGTTACTCGGTGTAGATGGCATAGAACTCCCAGTTTGGTGGGGGGTTGTTGAGAAGGAAACCAGGGGAAAGTATGACTGGACAGGCTACCTTGCACTTGCTGAAATGATCCAAAAACTGGATCTTAAGCTTCATGTCTCACTTTGCTTCCACGCGTCAGAGGAACCGAAAATCCCACTTCCAGAATGGGTTTCTCGGATTGGTGAATCTGACCCTAGTATCTTCTTTAAGGACCGTTCAGGACAACACTATAAAGATTGTCTCTCGTTCGCGGTTACTGATGTTCCTGTTCTTGATGGAAAGACTCCAGTTCAAGTGTACAAAGAGTTCTGTGAGAGTTTCAAGGATGCTTTTTCCCCATTCATGGATTCCACAATCACG GGAATTTCCTTGGGTCTAGGACCAGAAGGCGAGCTTCGCTATCCTTCTCATCACAATCCATCCAAAATGAACAATCATCAGGGAGCTGGTGAATTCCAGTGTTATGACGAATACATGTTGAATTCTCTCAAACAGTATGCTGAAAATAGCGGGAATCCTCTATGGGGACTTGGCGGTCCACACAACGCCCCTGGATATGATCAATCACCTATGACAAGCAACTTCTTCAAGGAGCATGGAGGATCTTGGGAGACGACTTATGGTGACTTTTTCCTTTCTTGGTACTCAGAGCAGCTGATTTCACATGGAAACCGACTTCTTTCTCTTGCCTCTGAAATTTTCAATGACGTTCCGATCTCAATTTGTGGTAAAGTTCCGCTTGTGCACTCTTGGTACAGAACCCAATCCCACCCTAGCGAGCTAACAGCAGGTTTCTATAACACTACCAACAGAGATGGTTATGAAGCAGTAGTTGAGATGTTCGCAAAGCATTCGTGCCAAATTATCTTGCCCGGGATGGATCTCTCGGACCAGCACCAGCCAAATGAATCCCTTTCGAGCCCAGAGTTATTGCTTGCTCAAATCGCAGCATCTTGCAGAAGTCACGGAGTGGAAATCTTGGGGCAAAACTCAATGGTTGCTAATGCCTCAAATGGTTTTGAACAGATAAAGAAGAACTTGTCAGGTGAAAAAGAAGTCATGAGCTTGTTCACATATCAAAGAATGGGTGCTGATTTCTTTTCTCCTGAACATTTCCCTTCATTTACTCAATTCGTTCGGAGCCTTAATCAACCAGAATTGGATTCAGATGATCAGCCGCTGAAACAGGAAGAACGTGTTGAATCGCTTACTGGTAATATTCTCCAGAAGCAAACAGCTTAG